A window from Vanessa atalanta chromosome 18, ilVanAtal1.2, whole genome shotgun sequence encodes these proteins:
- the LOC125071138 gene encoding uncharacterized protein LOC125071138 gives MESIKDILASMAEQFNTTMKDFQQDLQKTNSPVTPSSLATEFAAFKTFVATALNSLQRQVELFTCEFDRLEMRSRRKMLLFHGVPEERSEDTSARVTNLVAEHLDIDQFSTTCIKRSYRLGRTTETKPRPIVVKFSDVSVRSKVWFAKTKFKGTGVTLSEFLTKARHDLFLATRRHFGVDKCWTRDAVIHVIAPDGSRHKIERMMDFEKIVALSNSKSAV, from the coding sequence ATGGAGTCGATTAAAGATATATTGGCCTCAATGGCTGAACAATTCAATACGACGATGAAGGACTTCCAGCAAGATCTCCAAAAAACTAATTCTCCAGTCACTCCCTCTTCTCTCGCTACGGAATTTGCCGCTTTTAAAACCTTCGTCGCCACGGCTTTGAATTCTCTCCAACGTCAGGTGGAATTATTTACATGTGAGTTTGACCGACTTGAAATGCGTTCCCGAAGGAAGATGTTGCTGTTCCACGGCGTGCCTGAAGAGAGGTCGGAAGACACCTCGGCGCGGGTGACTAACCTTGTCGCTGAACATCTTGATATCGACCAGTTTTCTACAACCTGCATCAAAAGATCCTATCGACTGGGTCGTACAACAGAGACAAAACCTCGTCCTATTGTGGTTAAGTTTTCGGATGTGTCTGTGCGAAGTAAGGTCTGGTTCGCAAAAACAAAGTTCAAGGGTACCGGTGTTACGCTGTCCGAGTTCTTGACCAAAGCCCGACATGACTTATTTTTAGCGACGAGACGGCATTTTGGAGTGGACAAGTGCTGGACGCGTGATGCAGTTATACACGTTATTGCTCCGGACGGATCGCGACATAAAATCGAAAGAATGATGGATTTCGAGAAGATTGTCGCTTTATCAAACTCAAAATCTGCCGTGTAA